A single Harpia harpyja isolate bHarHar1 chromosome 6, bHarHar1 primary haplotype, whole genome shotgun sequence DNA region contains:
- the LOC128143427 gene encoding C-type lectin Cal-like, translating into MSAGPKLPHCLLGCLLLMAFTAGALASRPSRAPPGRGATTCPQKWLYYRGYCYGYFTERKTWVEAEDECSRYGPMGRLASIHSQGASKVLAEYIARQSNRDTTWIGLRDDEHTRQWKWSDNSAFDYQRWDRGQPNNLWDKEDCVVLEKLAGFEFWHDYPCNYKFPFLCSHQL; encoded by the exons ATGAGTGCAGGGCCCAAGCTCCCCCACTGCCTGCTTGGCTGCCTGCTCCTCATGGCTTTCACGGCAG GTGCCCTCGCCAGCCGCCCCAGCCGTGCCCcaccggggaggggggcaacCACCTGCCCCCAGAAGTGGCTCTACTACCGGGGGTACTGCTACGGGTACTTCACCGAGAGGAAGACCTGGGTTGAGGCCGAG gaTGAGTGCAGCCGGTACGGCCCCATGGGGCGGCTGGCCTCCATCCACAGCCAGGGAGCCAGCAAGGTCCTCGCCGAATACATCGCCCGCCAGAGCAACAGGGACACCACCTGGATCGGGCTGCGGGACGATGAGCAT ACCAGGCAGTGGAAGTGGTCGGATAACTCTGCCTTCGACTACCAGCGCTGGGACCGGGGGCAGCCCAACAACCTTTGGGACAAGGAGGACTGCGTGGTGCTGGAAAAGCTGGCGG gttTCGAGTTCTGGCACGACTACCCCTGCAACTACAAGTTCCCCTTCCTGTGCAGTCACCAGCTCTGA